TGTGCCGCTTGTGATAGCAGGTATAGGACTGACAGCACCGCCTAGACCAAGGCACACACacaactgatttgtttttgcccactttttttttaaataaaaggattGAATTTTGTTAAAGGTTACAGAACTAGCTTTTATCTTCAGTTGGTTACCTAACACTCTCCCCAGTAACATCTGTACAAtgtaaaaacactgaataatAGAGACTACCTGAATTATTTAAAGAACCGTCAAACACAGTGAATGTTGCATTTGCACTGAAGTAATCAAAGTGAAAGATTTGATTTGTATCAAagcctgggttttttttttattttcttttatgatcCTTCCTCCCATACCTGTTTGTTGCACTCGCCAGGCCACTTTGTTTTatatgattaaattaaaattgtttaaaagcacaattaaaatgcaaatcgAGTGTGTCACTCTTGACTTAATTTGTGAAACGGGAGTTTTTCGTACTTTTTTTCTGGCTTGTTTGactttaataaatgtttgcacCACAcatattgacacttaagtcaggttattaaaccttttttttccctcagtgtGTGGTCAAAGACATAACAGTTTCCGTGTCTCTGCTTGGCAGCTTTATTTGGTTTTGCTGAGAAAAAGAACTAAATGAGCCGAACTACTGTTTAAACCCGTCCGTTCGGATTTGGGTAAACAGAGACACCTAGAGGACAAGTGGCGCTACTGCACCAGCATACAGTCAATCCGGCAAACGGAGCCACCTAGTGGACAGAGGATGTTCCTACAGCATCCCACTGTTTTCACTCGAGagtgaaaatgaaactgaacGGCTTCTTTAGTTGTGAGTGGTTATAGCAACGCAAAGCGTGGCTGGAGAAAAGGCGGTAAGAGCGGGCTGCGATGTTTTCTGGGCTCCATGGCTACAGTCATGGCGGACAGCGGCAGGACGGTGGTCGTATCCGGTGTGCCCGCGGTGCTGGAGTTCAGCAGAATGGTCGACAAGTTGACCATCCACTTTCAGAGCCGCAGGATAAGTCACGGAGGGGACGTGGAAGTCGTGAAATACCCCACTAACATGGTCGGAGTAGCCTTCGTGACTTTCGACCAAGCTGAAGGTAAAGTAGTTGCTGTTCGTGGGGGGAAATTTTTACATGCACGCTGAGGGGGCGATTCTTAGAAGACTAGTTCTGTATTTTAATTATGACGTTGACCGCCTTCCCTCTGAAGTTCACACTTTCACCCCGGAACTGttgaaagtataaaataaaaggCCCCTCGTCTTCCTCAGGCGTCGAACGTCATTATTGCCGCCATCTTCAAAAACTGCTCTGTTGTGATACTGAGGCTTTAGCAGCTGCAGGATATTCTTCAGTATTAGGAAAGTGAAGAATGGGTTGTACAAACAGTTGGGGGGTTTATTTAGAGAGTGTTCCCCTGCCCAGAGCGGCAGTATGTGGGTGCTTTCTCTGAGTGGTATATCCtgaaaaagcaaatataaaaccCTTATTCTGTTTGTAGGAACGTTTAAAAATGCCTTAGGCTTGGATGGGCATGAAAAATGCGATATATTACCTAGACAGATGTGATCTAGACTAATGCTTTGCTACTCTGGGCTTgttgtcctgcatgttttaggtgctGCACTAACCtgacttaaataaatgttgtttctgCATCACTTCATGTGCTGAGGAGGTAGTGCAAACATCTGATTCAGGAGTGCTGGAGCAAGGTAACATCTAAAAGGGAAGGAATAAGGTTGAAAACTTCTAGCCAAAgtataattcagtttatttagatggtgccaattcacaacaagtCACTTAACCTGAAAAAAGGTCAATTCAATCCAGAATACAGATATTCCAATTGAACCTAGTTATCAAGCAATGGAGTCAAATCcagtttattattcataatGGTACACTCCTCAACAAACATGTAAtaacagtggagagaaaaactcccctttagcAGGAAGAAATCTCCAGCAGGACCAGTTTGAGCATCCATCTGCCACAACCAACTGGGGATTTGAGAACACGGAGTATTCACACACATAAAGAATCAGGAGTACTTTCTTTGTTATAGAAAAGTAAGTCAGTGGTAGGGGTAGCTCCTTTAGTATccaagagaggaaaaaagaaaacttacagCTATTGGGGTTTGGTGGAGCCAGAATTCATGAAGCATCATGTATTTTTGGAGACTTTAACATTTGGTTAAAACTCTCGGCAGATGCAAAGCGGGTGGTGAGAAAGGAGCAGCACATCATGATGGATGAGGAGTTTACTCAAGGCTACGCTCTCACTGTGTTTCCCTTCAGCACTGATGTGTGCATGGTTTGGTTTTACTTtgcataaattttaaaataaaaacctattttatgttttatcctCAGCACACGAGATTCTGATTCTGACGTGTTTTTCTGCCGCAGGTGTTTCTGTACGTGGCCGGCGCTACGGTGGACCTCTCAGTTTTCGGCAGAGATCAGGCCTCTCTGATCAAAAGTCTGCAATCAACTCACAGATCAATCCGCTTCCAAGCATCGCTCCAGCAGAGGAAGGCCTCCATAGAGGGTCCCGCCTCTGCCGTCTGTGCCCTGAAAGAGGACCTCATCCGCAGGGCCAGCCATCTCAGACCCTCATCCCAAACCGCAGTTGGCAAACCCAGAGCTAGCTCTCCTCATCCTAGACTAGTATCCGAGAATAACCCAACAAGCTGCAGAAGCACAGAAGCTAGTAGGGAAGCAGCAAACTCCAGCAGCTTATCAAAGTCACCTCACAGCACCGGAGAAGCAAGAGAAGTCCAAAGCCTGATCTCCAAAGCAGAAACTCCAAAAGCTTCCTTGAGGCAGAAAGTCTTTAATGAGAGTTTGGCTGGAGGGAGCTTCAGACAAGCGGTTGGGGAGGAAATAAGTACACGACTCGTCTCCTCATCAGGGCTCGCATGGTTCCCTATGGAGGAGACATTCACTAAACAACAAAGAGATTATAGGAGTCCACAACAACCCGGCAAGTCGGACAAAATCCCTGCCATCCAGAGCGGAGCTAATTATTGGAAGGATCCCAGCAGCCCGATGTGGAACAGTAAGTTCCCTCAGAATGACCTGAGAAAAGGTTCAACTCCCTCAACAAGCAACGCAGGGGCTTCTGAAGCCATTTTGGTTGACTTACACACATTCAGGTACATAGAAAAAATTTGCAAGACAGAGTTAGACAGGTGCTTGAAGGACGTTGACATGACTACCAAGGAAGTAGAAGGAACTGGAGTTATGCAAATATCGCTGAGTGAGAAGCAACCCTCTGGGGCCTCATCAAGAACCCTCAAAGACGCTGTGGGAAACCTGGAGAATATGATCGGCTTTTGGCAGTCTCAACTGAGAGTTCACGTGATCTTGTACAACAAAGCAAAGTTTTTTGACAAGCAGAAACTGATTGAGATCTGCAACCATGTGAACTCCTGGTATAGTAACGTTCTGTATGTGTTGGAGAATTCCTGCATTAAAGTAATCGGCCCTTTAGCAAGCATCCTCCTGTTCAGTAAGGAGCTGAAGGACAGAATGGATAAATACACTCCTGTGAAGCCTATTATAGGCAAAAGCAGGAGATAAAATCACATAGGAAACCACAAGGGGGAGCTGTTGGGCCTGACAAAACCTTTTCTTGCACTGAAATTAACACgtacatttctgcttttacaacaaatgtgcccaaacaaaaaaaagacttttgttttatttaattttagttttatgtaaTCTGTTTTGCATAAATCATTGCTCTATTACAGAAGACAAACTTCTCATTAAAACCTAAAAGGTGACAGGTGACAACCTGCCTGATGTAATCACATCATTACAACTTCTTTCAATAAACTCATGTAGTATTTTGATTGGCCTGTCGCCATCAATAAAACACTGACATCTGCGGTtgtaatgtgattaattaagAAATACATCGGGGTATGTAATCATCACTGGACAGCAGGGGGCACTGTAACACACCACCACCCACATGGTGAACGACCCCCTTCTCTGTGGGTGCCACGGCTCAACCCAACCAAGCATTTTTTTTGGAAGCTGAGTTTTGGCAAGCAGGGTGCCGATTGGAAGACAAATGATGTCAGATGGATGTCCTATCATGCCCCCATCTCTGCTTACACACACAGAGCACCGCAGCCCATCTGATGAGAGGGGACGCTCAGCAAAGCGATGTCGTGTTGAGGCTGCTTTCATTATTTCAGGGTGCTATTATTCAGATGGGTCCGCTCGGCAGCGGGGATAATTGATTCATTATGTTAAAATAAGCCACGCCGCCGTaatgaacacacacaaacacgatCCCCCCAGACAGACTCACTCTGACCGGTTACCATAGGAACTCGAGAGGGGAGGCTGCAGATCTGCGTCGTTAAGGGATGCTCTTGAACACAATGGAGGCATCCATGAGGGCGGCAGAGTTACATCTCCAGGAGAAGAACCCTTCATCAAAGAGTTGAGCTGTCTCTCAGCTCCCAAACGTCTCTGGCGTCCCTTTGGAAGCACGGCttgaactatttttttattatctggtGGAGTAATAAAGAGGGTCAACAAGGAGGAAGCATTCGCCTCAAATGTCCTGACacttgcttttttccccctctctcctcATTATGCACAGTGTAATTATCCTGCACCATTCTTGAATGTATTTAGGATGCATGACTTTCATGATGGAGGTCAAAAACATCATCAGGCCCCCAAAAAAGGGAGGCACGAGTGATTCTCAAGGATGCTTTCACCAAGGCTGTGTTCTCCTGGGGATCAAACCTATAATTGGACTGGAGACACATTCCTGAACCCTTGCACCTCTGGGTCTATCGCTGTCTGACTTTTCCCATTAGGAAGTTGGTCAGCCAAAGGAAATACATGCAAAGTGGgtataaattagatttttagatTTGTGTGGGGGGTACTAGAGGGCTTATCAGATCATTTTAGagcatcaaacacattttaaaatcagacaaagacAACCAGAGTAAATACAATAAGCAGTTTTTACATTATAATTTTACTTATTAATGGAAAACAACCATATTTATCAACTTGGTGAAGAAATTTAAATCATTGAGTCTTACATTGCTGCTGAATTTGTAGCCTAATAGTCATTCATTGTTCTTTGAGTAGGCCACTCCAAACCTTTAGTTGGTGGTGCATTACCAATCTCGGAGACATTCTCCATCAGGATTGTTTATTAGAGAGCAGAAATCCTGTAAACATCCAGATTGTGAAGCAGCAAAGCTGACCTAAACCGTCACACAACCAACAGTTAGTATGATTATCACTTATTTTGTAAGTCTATTGGTTTTACACCCACTAAGAAGTTCAGGTTTTGTCTAATCCTTCCACAGATTATATCCCAAAGGACTTGTGGACCATCAAGATGCTTTTACTAACTGTAATGtggtttgttgtgtttattttggtttttgtgtgGTTCTTTGAGTTTCTTTTGCCAACTTCCTGCTGGCATGAATGATTCTATGGTTCTGGGACTAATCAGGTCAGGACAAtgcttgaaataaaattcatcttttgtgtttcaattaattaatgatttaagAAGGAGGTGGTTGGTTTGGGTAACTTTCACAACCTTTATATtataaaagcagaatataaagaggaaaagaaaatacagtcaAACTACAGCAGTGACAAACAGCCTCAAGGACACAATGGTGTCTTAGCCATTCATGACCCGATTGGTACCTTTACCATCTGACTAGTGTTGTGTTCAGGCACATACATCTTAGAGGTCAGAGGTGAGACAGGGTAGCAGTAACCCTCTGCATCCTTCCTTCCCCACAGTGACGAATGAGACTGCCGGTGATGGATAACCTTCTGCCAGCAGTGTGTGCATGCACATTGCAGCCACAAATTAAGTCTTAATGACTCTCTTTACAGATCATCACCCTGTCGGGGGCAGGAAAGTAGAGAAAGATATGAGTTGTAACCTCCCACATTCAGCTCTGCTCTGCGTAAATGTTTCCTTGGGTATTAGGGAGTTTTGATGGAAGACCACACCTGGTGAAATTGAGGGCAACAGAGCAAGAAAATGGTTTTTGTGTGATAGAAAGGGTGAATGGTATTTAATTTGTCACGATATATGACCCAAGAAGCACACAATGTTATTGAAGCCTTTTAAACAAACCTCTACTGATAGTTCTTGAGTTTTCATTTGAAGggacatatatttatttatttatttatttatttatttattttaaataatactgtgtaaattcaatattttgatTGTAAAAAATGGATAATGTTCTTACAGAGGATaagtaaaatgctttaaaaagctCAGATATGTAGcctgttgtgtttatttacatacaCGACTTATAAccagaaaacagagcaaaaaaaaaatctgtttggatAAAAATTGAGTGATCAGGTCAGGTCAATACAAACTACCTTttccaaagaaaatgtcaaattagggccaaatatgtaaaatattcaagcgGAATACTccttgacatgctattggctgctggtgcTTTGAAAgtagccaatccaggagcaccattTATTGTCCTATCTGGTGATTGGCTGAACCGACAAGAGTGGAGGAGACGGCTAGCTTCTGTGGCAATGCTAACGTAGTTTCTACTGTCCGTATTAATGGaaatgtatgtactgtatattggTATTTAAACAATTGAAATAGGCAGTTATACGTATTTTAGAGGAGTTGTCAAGTATTCAATGATTTTGGTTATTTATGGGCACTAAACCCATTGAAAACCAGAGGTCCACTGCAGTAAGGCAACAGAAGGGCTAAGAACTAAACTTAGTCATGTGGGAAttgaataattttgattttggaGTCGTCACTAAAagtgtaattttgtgtttacttttgAAATACCACCTTTTATATTGGTTGTAGCTCTCGAACTAGCATTCCCAAGCTAACATTCCCAAACTACCATGTATTAATGCTAAGCTAATCATGTCTTTTACTGTAATGTCAATTGTTGCTGTCTGACAGACATATTTTGGAAACAACAGAAATTTCCCCTCTACTTTAAACTTTATGGATATATGGTTTGCAACAGGAGAAAGCcagaaaatgaacatgaacaaaaaagataaatgccTGAACTTCAAGGAGAGAATTGACACAATGCAGGTAAGTCTGATTATGCACAAGAGCAAAACAGTCTGGCATCTGCCTCAGGGAATCTGCTCATCTTTCAGCTCCTCCTGATTGGGCctgatgagctgcagctgcgGGAACACACCTGTCCGCCACACCCTGCAGTGAGAGAAGGTtaggagaaacacacacacatcaatcTGCACATAGCTCTGCGAATACAACAGTAGCCACATATTTGAACAATTAGCAACAGTCgctaaacaaaaactaaactaaaagatACAAAGATTGCAAACATGTGGATGTTATTGTCTTCTTTCGTCACAATTACAATGTTTTGAGTTAGTGTTTCATTTGTGAATACTTAAATAAACATACAATGTGGAATTATATGTTCTTATTTCATGCATAAATTGACCCCCAATAACTGTATTTTAGTCTTAAACTTGTGAGTACTAGTTTTCCGTTTCAGACTCCAGTTCTGGTTTGAATCTGCTCTCAGAAGTGTAAAATCCCAGATTTTTCTGATgttaaatattcaacttttcttCCTTTAGTGTGACATTTATCCTGGACTTTTTAACTCCTAAGATTATATCTTAAACTTTGTGGCAACTTGCTTCAGTCACCTGGGTTtctttgctaattactgcttcTTGTAATTGGTCCACCCACCTTTGCGTGTGATGCCTTTATGGTTTTGAATGTTtgtcacaaacaaaaaagttctGTGTTGCACTGAAGCAAAATTATTGCTCGTGATCTCCTCTGCATTCCTTCCTGGCATCTGAACTCCCCCATCTGCTCAGCCTCGCTCAGCCATTCCAGGAAGCTTCAGCATAATTACAAGTCTCTCTTCTGACCATTTCGAGACGCTTACAGTTAGTGGGGTGTGAAGAAGATGCATGATTGCTTGTTAAACTTTGACACTGCGGACTGCAGTGCTCAACACTGAAACAACATGAGAAATACTCAATTTAGAGCAATAATTTTACACTCACTTCAGGACAGGACACTAGAAACTCACACTGGCAAGTTGTTAGTtggtatttaaaaaagacataaaatgatgaaaagtaACTCCCTTCAGGAACTAATGACTGTGAAGCACTTTAAAGCATACAAgtataaatattcagtttccccttggggatcaataCAGTAAATTATATTCTAATATTTCAGTTACAATGGTAACACATGTGCAGTGAAGAAGTTACTAAATCACCAAAATTTGAAGCCAGCTTGACCTCAAAATGACTCCAACTGAAGAGCAAAGTTGTTTCACTTCAGTTTGTCTTGATATGTTTCAGAATATTTTGTGCTGCTCTGTGGGAAAGCTTCTCATCTCCCAGCTCTATTTGCTGATAAAATATAGGAAATGTCCCAGAGAGGCGCATTTTCCAGGTGGGACTGCAGGGCATGCTATGATTTGTGGGTAGTTAGATTGTTGAAGGCACTCTGCCTTATTTTAAAGGGTACATGGATGTGTCCAGGAGGTCCAAAACAGTCCCCAAATAGATCAGATAATTCAGATTTATGTGAAAGCACCTGTGTGATTTAATGgctgtgacatttttaaaattgaagcCACCACAGGACTGGCA
The genomic region above belongs to Xiphophorus maculatus strain JP 163 A chromosome 24, X_maculatus-5.0-male, whole genome shotgun sequence and contains:
- the LOC111607549 gene encoding uncharacterized protein LOC111607549, which gives rise to MATVMADSGRTVVVSGVPAVLEFSRMVDKLTIHFQSRRISHGGDVEVVKYPTNMVGVAFVTFDQAEDAKRVVRKEQHIMMDEEFTQGYALTVFPFSTDVFLYVAGATVDLSVFGRDQASLIKSLQSTHRSIRFQASLQQRKASIEGPASAVCALKEDLIRRASHLRPSSQTAVGKPRASSPHPRLVSENNPTSCRSTEASREAANSSSLSKSPHSTGEAREVQSLISKAETPKASLRQKVFNESLAGGSFRQAVGEEISTRLVSSSGLAWFPMEETFTKQQRDYRSPQQPGKSDKIPAIQSGANYWKDPSSPMWNSKFPQNDLRKGSTPSTSNAGASEAILVDLHTFRYIEKICKTELDRCLKDVDMTTKEVEGTGVMQISLSEKQPSGASSRTLKDAVGNLENMIGFWQSQLRVHVILYNKAKFFDKQKLIEICNHVNSWYSNVLYVLENSCIKVIGPLASILLFSKELKDRMDKYTPVKPIIGKSRR